gGGATGGGGCTCAGTCCGTGGCCTTCCTGTGCTCCCCACCCCCCTCACGGCCTCCGGCCCGCTCCTGTCGCTCTCGCCGAGGCCGCGGCCTCCCGCCCGATCCTTAAAGCCGGGGCAGCGGGAAATGGAGAATTGTCTTTATCCCTTGTGAGGGAGAATGTTAAAGGGAGAAAATCCTGCTACTGATAAATACGTTTATTCACGGAATGAGGTGGGATGTGgttaaaagagaatttttaaagcttttttttttttcttcgtGACGGGGGGAGCTTTCAGTTTATAATTGCTGCATCATGATCAGGTTTAATTGTTCAGTATCTAGAAATACTGGTGAATTTTTATTTGAGCGCTCCTTCAGAATGTACTCACTTTTGGAGTGATTATAAATCTACCCTCTCTCTTACGTTTCTGTTCTCTAGAATTGTTTAATAAATAAGCTTAAAAGGTGCTCCGAGGTATTTTACCATTTTGTCTTGGGAGGCATCTGTGATTGTTTTAGACATTATTTCACGTTTTGGTGGAAGCAAGAGACACAGTGTGTTAGCAACGTTGACATTTTCTTAATAATAAATAGATAATGTGTATTTTTCTCACCTAGGGAAATGTGTGGAATGTTTGCTGAAATATCAATGCTGGCccacagaaaggaaatgcagTTTGCCTCTGGTGTTACGTAGACGTCCAAACAGTTCTttgcttaaaatatttctttttaaaagcgAAGAATTCTTCATTTACTGCAGCAAATTATGCTGTGTCATAAAAATTGATAGCTGGATAACTGGAAGAGGAAGGGAATTTTAAACTAAAACCTTTGTTCTCTTTTATGATTGTTCATTACTGGTGATTGATTAAAGAGGCATTTCTGAGTGATTTGCGTAATTTCCCTTTTGCTGATTTCAAGCCTGTTTCTCCTTTAATGCTGTAGCAGCATTCACACCCCTGAAGAGAAAAATAGGTAGGACTTGAAAACCACGAGTCAAGCAATATGGAATCAGATGATGATTCTGATTGTGTGCAGACACCTTCCCACTTCTGTACCTGTGTAAAGAGGGGTGTGCTGGACTGGATGAGggtgtttgttttcagacatcCATTAAATATTTGTCACCCTTTGAATGCTCAGAGatgcttcttgtgcctttctTTTGCTTCAGAAAAATCACACTGATGCTCATTACCTTAGTCCTATCTAAAAGGTCACTTCCAGTATTAAATGTTTCCTTAACAGTCTTCAATAGGTACTGTAATAGGGACTTTGATGATGAGAAAATCCTTATACAGCATCAAAAAGCAAAGCACTTTAAATGCCATATATGTCATAAGAAACTGTATACAGGACCTGGTTTAGCTATACACTGCATGCAGGTAAGGAGTTTTAGATTTACGTGAGCTTTTCTTTACAGTATCTGAAATTTAAATGTCCTGAAGATGGGGGTTAGGGGCTTCCAGAGTCTGTAAAACGGGGGAGAAAAAGACAGCAATGGCCTCTTTGCAGCACAGGAGTCCTGCTGTGTCAGCAGTCAAATGGCCACTGTGCAGCAGAGATCTTGCTCAGGAGTGTTTTGTAGGAGTGAAGGAATTGTGCTGTCTCAGTTTTTCTAAGTTAATGTAAGCTGGTTTTAGGGGTAATGGTAGTTACCAGAGATTAGGAGGCACAGATCAAGAAAATGCTTGGCCAGAGAGATTAGTCCCATTAAGGGTGTTCCTTTTCTGTCTTCAAACTGCCTGAAGAGCACAGAGAATTTACCCTGAAATGTGGTCAGCAggttttatttggcttttttttttctttaggtaCATAAAGAAACAATAGATGCTGTTCCAAATGCTATTCCCGGAAGAACAGACATTGAACTGGAAATCTATGGAATGGAAGGCATTCCAGAAAAAGACATGGAGGAACGGAGGAGGTTACTTGAACAAAAAACTCAGGGTAAGGTGGAATGTGGCTGGTTGTCATTTCCCTGGTGTGTTCCTTACTCAGCTGTGGCACTCAGTGAGAGTGGGATTTAATTCCTTCTctgacagcagctccaggcattTGCCAGCCATGTGGGagggatttttcctttcctgttcaGAAGtagctgctgccagagcagctaCAACAATTACCTAACGAATATGGACATGGTCATTTGTTTGTGAGGGTAAGGGGAGGAAAGGCTAGAGGTAAAACTGTCCTGGTGATTCCCAAATGCTTCAGTTTCTTTGCTGTTCAAGCCTTTGGTTGAACTGCTTTGGTTTATGCAGGACAGCATGATATTGATACAAGGGCAGATCCCTCTGTATGTTCAGTGTGAGTCACGTTCCTTCCCTTAATTTGTGGCTGCAGGTGGGCTCACAGCAttctttctttgtatttctgtgaCTTTTTGGGCACTGGCAAAGTTTGAATTTTGCTGTTAGTTAATTTTATGGAATATAATTTGTGTTTAGTTTGACTGTATGCGTTGTACTGTCTGCAGAGagccagaaaaagaaacaacaggATGATTCTGATGAGTATGAAGATGATGAATCTGCAGCTTCAACTTCATTTCAACCCCAGCAAGTTCAGCCACAGCAGGGGTACATTCCCCCAATGGCACAGCCAGGTTTGCCTCCTGTGCCAGGTGCACCAGGGATGCCTCCAGGTGAGTGGGTGTGTTCTGGTAGGTCATTGCTGAAAACCTCACAGAAACACGAATTGCTGCCTGTATGCTTGAGTGCTAATCTGCCCTTTTATCACTGGAGTCACAGAATAGTTCTGGGAGGTGCACATGAGCAGtttgttcattttcttccctcctctgtgCATGAGCACATCTTCCTTGGTGGACTAGATTCAGATACCTGATGCTGGCATGTAGATTGAAGGTTGTGGTTGTAAGGCAGGTTAGTGCTTCAAACAGAAGTCTAGCAGTGATACTTGTTCATACTGTTTATCCCAGGGTTTGGaaacagggcagagctgctgtgcatcTGGAGACTTCTAACACAGAACAGGCCGTTCTGTACCTGTGTATACAGGCCACAGGTGCAGTGAGGAAAGAGTTTGATCAGTGAGTGAAGGATGCTCTCTTGTAGTAAGATGTCTTCTTTGGAGACCCCTAAGGAAATTCACAGtcttgcagggctgaggacaATCAATCAAAGTCAAATTTGCAGATAGTGCTTATATTGCACTGTTTGTAAGCAGTATTATTTCAGAACCCAGTTTTTTAGAACTTGCTGTAAAGCATTTATCCAGTGTAAACTTATCAGATGACACTTGCTTGCTACTGTATGTTATCAGAGTTGTtgacaatttatttttcttttaaggtaTACCCCCATTAATGGCAGGTGTTCCACCTATGATGCCTGGAATGCCTCCAGTTATGCCTGGAATGCCACCTGGGTGAGTAGCAAGAAAGACTTAATATTACATGTTCATACTGTGCATTTTAAACTCATAGAAAAAGTAAAGCTAATTAAAAGAATGTACAATAGGGAATTGTGAACTCTGTAACTTAAATATTTAAGACTAGCCAAAGAACTGGATGGCTGTAAACCAACACGTTAAATATGGCCAAGCTGGGTTTATGCATAAAGTATCTTGTCTTTCTCCTGACTTAATAGTTATTAAGTAGTAATATATTAATACAAAATTTTGTTGTGTTGGTTTAGAGCCTTCTGTGAGCCACTATTCCCTTGTGTATTGCACATATGTTGTGCATCTGGTTATCAGTCATCAACataacagggaaaaaagtaCTGGgttgtttatatttttcttgtgttttgggCAAAAGATGTTGGTTTTTATGCTTGTTACGGGGTTGACACCATACCCTATCACAATGTGTTTGGAAATTCACAGTTAGATTTTTGATTTTGTCATAAATTTTCACAGATTACATCAACAGAGAAAATACATGCAGTCATTTTGTGGTGGAAACATGTAAGCATCTCATTAATGTAATTCTAGGTACATTCATTATGCCATTTTATGTCATGTTTTTGATAAgctagaaattattttactgaaaaCCTTTGAATATTGCCTAAGAATTTGGGGAAGGTGTCTAGTTAGGTTTTGTTACTGTATAATATGTGAAGGTTTTATGTTTTATCTAAATGAATATTACAAAACTGTATGTGAAATGCATTCTACAAAATATAAACCAAGCAGACCCTTAGAGACTTAAAGCCTCTCTTGAACCAGAGCTTGAGCAGCTCTATGGGCTTGATCCTTCACACTGCAGGACATTCTGCAGAAACTCAGTTTAATCTAAACTTTTAAGTTAACTGAGGGGAAAGCTCCTTGACTTCTGAGACATAAATATTGATTTAACAGCCTTTGAATTGAAAAATCACATCATAGTCGAACATGGTGTGGATGCTGATCAGAAATTTAGCTTTTCTGGGTGGAAACTCAACAGAATTTAATCAGATTGTCAGACGCTTAGTCCTCATTAAATTCCCTGTTAACTTCAGGTGTATGTTATGTCACCTGTaaaaacacaaattaatttGCCAAAATTTCACTGCATTTAATTTTGGGGGGAGAGGATGATGTTGCATTATGCTTTTGTCTAATCTAAAGTTTTGCTTTCTTAACCTGATTAAATTTTGTTTAACAATGACCAAAAAATTAGGAGAGACAAAGCAACTTTGGTGTTGGTGTGACACCAGTTCTAGCACTATCTGCAGTTTCTCAGAAGTCAttctggagcagcaggcagtgaGCACCCAGCACTTGTTTTGGTGTCTGCTGGGTGGCAAGACTGACTTTGCCTTCTCCAACCAAAAAAGGGATGATGGGTCTGTGTTCCCAGTCATTGCTGCCTCTGCAGTGATAGATGAGTTGAGAGCAGAAATCAGACTTGCCAGAAAGAATGCTCACTTGTTCATGGCATTTGATCTGAAAACAGCAGTGGTGAAGGTGTCTTAATTGTCATACAAACAGAAACTGCTTCTTAGTGGGATTTTGGTTTGTACTGGAGTGCTGCAGATCAGCTGATCTTGCTCACTAAAGTAATAaacattcttttattttgtttccctAATCCGTTTTTTAATGTCTGcaaaaaattaagtaaaattaAGCTACACTTGTTTGTTCCCTGTAAAGGGCTCAAACATATTCATTTAGGAAGAGAAACCAAATGGTTTCTTTTTAATGTGGAGAAAAAATATGTTACAATGAGGATGTCTcatattaaaaaaccaaaatcccactTTATCATTAGTATATGGATTGTTTTCTGCAATTGAAATTCTGGAAGCTTTCTTGCCCTGCgatctctgctctgcttttgtcaATGTTTTTTGGATagttctgcagctctgggttATCTGCCAGTCAGTGTCAGAGAGGAGTAGTAGCAGATATCCAGTGATTGTGGTGTGATTGGAGCTAGCTGGTTTTCCTACATTCACACTCCATGAATGTACTGAGATCAGGTTCTTGGAACACTCAGCTGCAGCTTGTAGTCTTGACAGAGATTTCAAGAGACACTAGTTCTGGAAATCTCATATTAGAGACAGTGAGATCTTGAGAAATTTAAGTTCAAATaagtgtttggggttttgggtgctgggttatgttttggttttattcttgTGGAGCTGGTTTGGAATTCCCTCTCTTGAGAGCTTCTTGAAATTATTTACCATTATTTTTTGTCTAATACAGGGATGTGCCAATTGTCTTAAAACTTGATTATGTGTGTTCATACCAgtgctcatttttcttttcaataggATGATGCCAATGGGTGGAATGATGCCTCCTGGGCCAGGAATCCCACCTCTTATGCCTGGTATGCCACCAGGTAGGTCAGGGTTGTCGAACTCGTACTATGGTGAGagtttaattatatttatttctttctgctaAGATTTAGAATTTATGTAATGAATATACAGACTTATGCCACCACCCACCACCTTCATGTGGTTGGACTGCCACAGAAGCCACTGTGTGCAGAGGTGGTTGATTCATAGCTTCTgattataaataattattttacttttataccattattaaagtaaaaaacaaaatactgtTTCTTTGATTTATTGCATTTTCTCACACTGTTGTGTTGCCTGGTCTCTCTtcatcccttttttttaaattaatgtttgTGGCTGCGGTTGGAAAACAGTAATGACTTAAAATGTGCAAAGTGGGGAATAGCTGAGTGGAATAGTTACCCAGCTAATGAGCCTGCAGTGTGAAGAAACTTAACTGACATTTTGGTCTCTTACCATAGCTAGAAAAGATGTTTGTTGGGCTTGTGCAGCTCTTAAGTAGCCCTGGGTTCCCTGGGTGTTCCATCTGACCAGTAACTGGTTTGCTTGATGGAACCCATGGGAGCTGTTAACTTGCCACTGTCCCTCTCCTCGAGCTCCACACACACCAAGTGCAGGTGTTGTGGTGACACTGTGAGATGTCCCAGTCCACTTTGCTGCTGACCCCAGCAAAGCTGGCAGTGGCTCGCTCGCACTTCTGATACTGTTCAGAAGCAATTCAGTCTCTCAGATTTTGTAACAGTATCATCCGTGCTCTTGGCAGCATACCTGCAGTGTGGCAGAAACAGTTACTGCATGAATTGTATTGGTTTATTGAGAGCATAAACTTCATTATTGCAGCTTTAGTAAAAATCAACTTAATCCAGCATTGTTCTGAAGTGTTAGAGGTTACTGCCTGTGCATAGCCATTGACTGTTGACTGCTGGCATTACCCTTTgtcatgttttattttactgttgCCTTAAAAATACATCTTGTAGTGGGAAACTTTGTTCTAAGGAACATAGGAGCGGGATTGTCTAAAGGAATATTGGTGCTTCCTGGAGCCTGATCCGCCGCCCGTTGTTTGTGGTTTGTAGGGATGCCCCCTCCCGTTGGGCCTCGGCCTGGCATGCCTCCAATGACACAAGCACAGCCTGTTACAGCCCCGGGCATTCTGAACCggcctccagctcctgctgcaacAGCACCAACTCCACAGCCTCCAGTTACCAAACCACTGTTCCCAAGCGCAGGGCAGGTAAGGTATCCCAGAGCCTGGAATCTTTGTCATGTTCTTCAAATTGCCACTGTGTCAATAGTGCCTATTTATTATTGAGGAGGTCTAAGAAATGACTGGTTCAGGTTTTTGCTTGGGTTGATGTTTAATTCAGTGTAGTGCTtgaatgaattttaaaatattcttttgtttgtctttaAGCAGCTCTGAAACCAGACAGAAGTTCTGTAAGGAGTGGGGAAGAAAGGAGTAGGCGAAACACTTTTAAAGGCCTTTAATTGTGTGGTTGTTAAGGGAACTTTGGGTGGGTGAAAAGCTGTGTTAGCTACAGGAGTCTGATTGCATAGAACTCTACCTTTCCAAGTTAAAAATCTTTGCATGACTTGTTCTCGCTCATAATGGGCTCTCTACTGATAAACGGACGAATTTGTTCTTGTTAAACTGGTTAAACATTGCCTGAGATAGGAGGTTTTTTACTTCAAAAAGTTTAGGAGTAAGTCAGTGTAGTGAAAAGttaatttcagtgttttgtgGGGGGAAGTGGGGAATTGATAGTGGCTTGTGACCTCTTCCCTTTGAATGCACTTTTCTATGGGCCCTGGAGTTCTTACTTGCTTTCAAGTATGTTACAGAGGCCTTTGTAATTTACTGTTTGCATTTTGGGCTTCTGCGGGGACGATACATGTTTACAAAAATACAGTCCTTTCATAAGAAAGGGCTTAGTATAAGAAATCCTTTCATGTGGATACTTTCCACCCATTTGTTTGGAGACTTTTcactgtttcctttcttttatgCTACAGATGGGGACACCTGTCACAAGCTCAAGTGCAGCTTCCTCcaattcagaaagtctctcagCATCTTCTAACGCTCTGTTTCCTAGCACAGCACAAGTACGCAGGAAGTCACAGTTTAAAACAAATTGCTTTGCAACTTAACCCTTTGGACCATTCTGTAAAATCTAAAATTGACTAAACATCTTcagataatttttattatattccTGATTATGTTTAGCTGGTAAAACTGCAGAGTCCTTGATTATGAGTTGCATCTTACCAGAAATAAGCATGTCAAAGTGCTCAATTTTTCTTAGTGTGAAAGAATGAAATGTAACATCCTGGTTCTAAAGGGTTAAAAGAGCATGAAAGCAGTTAAATGCATTTTAGTGGGCAGTGGTTAGCTTGATGCATGGTGAAGGCTTTTTAGTTTATGCTGTTTAATATGTTACATCATAATGTAGGGGATTTTAAATTTGCGTTATgtgcaaaatgtttttttttttttttttttgattgagAGGTTCAGATAGTTGTAAATATCCAGTGActagaaacaaaataattcccTCATAACTAGGGTTTGCTTTGGAGATTGCTGTGTCTTCAGATACAGCTTTGCAAAACAGACTTTTACTGGGTGTTTGTAACAAAGGAGTAGGAGACGTGAAATGTTGGAATCTCTAGTGGACCTCTTACCTGCTTCCATTGATTCTTCATTTACAAATAAGATTAAAGTTCTGTGGATAGACATAGTACTTTGTGAAAATACTACATTGTGTTTATAGAGAGAGCACTTAAAGCCCTGACACAATAGAGCTTTCTTAAAtatttgattaaaatatttcttaaatacCTAATTTTAATGAATACTAGCACTTTGAGCTGTACTCTAAACTAATGGTTGCTGAAATATGTTAATTTAGTGAAAGACTAATAATAAATCTATGCTTAGAGGCTCCTAAAAATAGTGATTCAGGAAAGATTTACATATTTGCCAAATTCGGTGTTTGAGATAAAGTATagggtgtttttttctttgttgttccTTTGTTGTGGTGGTTTTTGACCTGCAGATTTTAGActttcctgtgtgtgtgtgtatatgtgtacaTACTGGGGTTTATTTTGTCTTGGTTTCAGTTGCTCTAGTATGCAAAAGGCTGAACTTTACTTTTGTCAAGCTTGTATAATCATATATCTCACTGGAACGTTTCAGAGGTCTAACAGTCATCATTTAAGTTTTCTTGAATGAAAACTTTATTTGAGAAATAAACACTGACCTGTCTGTGTGtttcacaggctgcagcagctgtgccagggccagtTGGTACTGATTTCAAACCTTTGAATTCTACACCTGCGACAACAACGGAACCCCCCAAACCAACATTCCCGGCTTACACACAGTCTACAGCCTCAACCACTAGCACAACAAACAGCACTGCAGCTAAACCAGCTACATCTATCACAAGTAAGCCTGCTACCCTCACAACAACCAGTGCAACCAGTAAGTTGATCCATCCAGATGAGGATATATCACTGGTAAGTAACATGTTTTCATTGTCTTACTGAAAAATGCGATTTGTGATGATATGGCAGGGTGAATGGAATTTCATCTGTGCTCTGCATTATGTGTATTTTAGTAATGGTGAGAGTGCAGACCATGCAGAAAAAATGTAACTGAGTTATGATTGGCATATTGGCAGTGCTGCAGTCTAAGCCTTAGCTTTGGTGGTGGTGGGAAATTTCTCAATCCAAAATACAATTTGGACTTCTACTGCATTTGGACTTTTGTGTAGAACAAAAGACTGAACAGTTTGAAGTTGTTTTGGTGCTATTACAGCAGTTAGAAATACGGAATTTATGGATAAAACAAATGAACATTAATTACAGTTCAGAGATCTTTAGGTTTGtgtttttaagagaaaaaggCTTTATTCAGTTGGGGGAAAGGGAGGATTTGAGTTCCATGCAGAATACTCAAATTGGTCTGTATTAAGGAAGAAAGTCTGCAGAAAGGGGGGCAAATCCTACTGCTGCTGGGTAATGTTACTAGTAGTCTTTGAATTTGTAAGGTAGTTAAAATAGTTTAGTAATCTGCTTTTTTGCACCTCTGTTTGCTTTTGGTGAGTTCTAACACGATGTGTTGATTGTCTCTCCTGCTTTTAGGAAGAGAGAAGGGCACAGTTGCCCAAATACCAGCGCAATCTTCCTCGACcaggccaggctgccctgggtaATCCACCCGTTGGACCAATTGGAGGTATGATGCCaccacagccaggaattcctccACAGCAACAAGGAATGAGACCTCCCATGCCACCTCATGGTAATCATATGTTTCCCAGCTTCCTATTTTTGGAAAGATTCGTGAAGTTGCCTATGCTAGCAGGGAGGGGTGAAACTTTTCACAAAATACACTTctcactatttaaaaaaaaaatttaaaattttttctttgcatctGAACTATTCTGTTTATAGGTCAGTATGGTGCTCATCACCAGGGCATGCCAGGATACCTTCCTGGGGCAATGCCTCCATACGGTCAGGGACCTCCGATGGTGCCCCCGTACCAGAGTGGACCTCCTCGCCCTCCCATGGGAATGAGACCGCCCGTAATGTCGCAAGGTGGCCGCTACTGATGCTCCTACTCACGCTCTAATAGGTTTGGAGATTAAACCTTTTCTCATCTTGTGCTGTTAATATAGCCGAGCTTCCGTCAATTAAGGCTTCATTGtgactcttaaaaaaaaataagtatcTTCCCACATGCAAGGAGCTGTTggacattttattttacaagggaaaattatttggaataatAACAGGAACTTTTCCTGATGTTGCAATTTATACTGTATGGCttctttttcatgtttcatCTAGGTTTTTAGAAGTGAAGTATAGTAAATATGGTTCGTTAAATTGTGAAGGCGCTGGAATTACATGAACATACCACCTTAAAGGCAAGTTCTGTAATGTTACGTTGCTATTTGTGAAATGATGCCTTCACAGCACTTCAAGTGCTGTTGGACTTATGTCCCCAACATAGTTTGGTGAGGGCTGTAACTGTTCCCAACTACTTGTACATTAAAGTCTGAACTTGTAACAATATTTAATGTATTCAGAGTTCCTCCTGTTCTAGGGTTTAAGTAAACTGACCCACTAAGGTCATGTGACTTTTCTGTACTGTTATAAACTTCATTGTaataaaagaggagaaaaatttaTATGCCTTTTTATTCATGACCAGCTGTGgacaactgcctgaaaggttTGTACAGATGCATGCTGTGGTAGCCATTGGTGTAATGAACACAGTTATTGGTGCTGTTTTGATAAAGTCTGAATTCCTTGTTCTAAAAAGTCACTCCTTAGCTGTACATCTGAGTAGACAAAGACCTGTACACTTATTAACTGACTCCTCAAAATtgaggctgcaggaggcacaTCCTAACTCTTGGTTGTAACTTCTCTTAATGCAtatgtttcttttcttgtgcTTTCTTGTCCtcaataaattttaaatgatTTCTAGTCCTGGCACTTGCTTGTAGGATGTGAAAGTGCTCTGAGATATATCCTAGTGCCAGGGTGTGTCCCATTAGTTCACTTTGCAAATGATGCTTTTTAATGTGCAAGTGGAGATGAATTTTAGGATCCTTTAGGTGAAGATTTCTAGAAGCTTAGGTGCATGGCACATGGGTGAGTGACTTCCAGTTAATGTATTGAAGTTGACctgcaaaagagaaataatagCTTAACCCTCTTAGTGCACAGAAGAGGCAAAGCAGGCAAGAGTAATGTGTGATATGCTGTGTTTTTACTTTAAATGTTCAGAATTTCATGTTTTGGCAGTCTCTGAAAGGTGAACCATCTGTAACCATCTGTTGTGTGCTATGATCAGATGTTGTCTAAGTTTTCTTGAGCGATTCAGTGAAAGTTTCTGGAGTAAGAGACCTTTTATCAAAGAGGCATCTTCCCTCTATGAATTAGTAATTTCTCTGTTTATAAGAGTAGAGTGACAAGTTCCTCTTAAGGTTGTAATTAAGTCTGGCATCATGTGTTCCTGTGTTATACCTCTGATGAGAATGTAGAGGGAGACTTTTTGGAGGGGAGAGAAGTGAGAGCCTCTCTGACTTCTTctcaacagggaaaaaagagagcTGAATTTTTCATTTGCAGGTCAACTTTAAATACATGTTCCAGCCTCAAGCCTTATCTGCAGTTTAATTAATAGGGATATCTCTTCTTTAGGGTGGGGTAGAAGGATCATTAGCATTTTTGTGTCATTATATTCATAGTTTTTGTAGATGGTGGAAGTTTTTCACTTAATTTTGATACTGAGCATTATGGCACTGTTTCTTGGAAGTCTTGGGGTTTTGTAGCTGCACTAAAGCCCTTCATGTGGCTCTATTCTGTACTGTCTCttaaaagtacaaaaataaCAGTACAGCTAAAATGCTGCATTGTCTCAGCTTCTAAACTGTGGTCACAGAATGTCTCAAAAGCACTAGAGCATCCAGTGCAATCTAGTTGCAGCTGAATGGCCTTGGTTTAACCATTAAGAATTGCCAGGCACCTTTTTCTGAAGTGTTCAGTTTTAAGACCATAAGTCCAAGCCTCTGTTGAGAAGCAGTCCTCTCTGATCACTGGTATCTGCTGATCACCTGTCAGATGTGCAGTATTTGGCTTGCAAATGTTCTGAGTGGGCCTTGATGTCAATTCTTTTGTTAGCTCTTCATCTTGCTTTAGACACAAGTCTAACAGATAAAACTTGTTTTGCTGGGGCAGCACTTTTATActctgattttcttctgtttaccTAATTAGGATCATTACAAAATACTGAAGAGATTTTTATGATGTCTTATATTTGTCCTTTTTATAATATTACACATAAAATGTGTACATTATGAAGTGATATTAACTACTGCTTGTAAAACTATAAAAGTTCTCACTTTTCTCTGAAGATCATACTGCTGCTTTAAGGATGCTTTGCCCTTCTGCCCCAGTCAAGTaatttccttctccctctggTGTCTTTCTGTAATTTTCCATATGTTGCTTCCAGACCCCCACTTTTCCTGGGATAAAACCTTATTGCATGCACTGTTAACTTGGCATATTCTGCAAGTTGTATTAGTTAAGTTTCACTCTTTTAAACAGTGAATGTCACATTGTGATAATGGTACCATTTTGTAGCTAATACTGCATAGACTTCAAGCTTGAATGCATTTTAAGAATAATCTTTCCTTAGTAGTGATGTTATGAAAACCCCTTGAGTAGATACTTCCACGTGTATTTCATTGGTACTGCATACAAGCAGGTGAacaatttttctgtgattttcacgTGGATACTTCATTTCCTGCTCCTGTCATTGCTGTGCAATAAGAGCTGTGATGTGGCTGCCTTCAGTCTTCAGTTACTTTTTGTCTCCTGTGTGATTCTTCTGTAAACAGGCAAATGTTTCAGTGCCTGCATTGTCTGTTGGTCCCTGCCTGCATTTCTTTGGATACTGCTTCTTAATGTTCAGAGAGTTGGATTTATGGTGCATTTACCCCAAAACAGTAAAACTACTTTGAATGTAATAGTTGCTTGTATAAAGACAAAGACTTGGTTTACAGTACCAAGTGTAATCAACATAGCTCTGCCAGCAAAATCCCTGATGTAATGCAGCCATGAAAACAGGCTTTTGCTTTAGTTAATCCTTTCTTGGAAGGAGATTGCAGAGGCCTTTATGATTACAGAAAAGCATATCTTGTGGGGCTGTTGCAGGACCCTGGTGATGTAATTACATGGGCACAAGCTTTGTTTTTCAGTTATTGCCTAAATCTGCCACGGCAGATCTTGCATT
This DNA window, taken from Ammospiza caudacuta isolate bAmmCau1 chromosome 19, bAmmCau1.pri, whole genome shotgun sequence, encodes the following:
- the ZNF207 gene encoding BUB3-interacting and GLEBS motif-containing protein ZNF207 isoform X7; this translates as MGRKKKKQLKPWCWYCNRDFDDEKILIQHQKAKHFKCHICHKKLYTGPGLAIHCMQVHKETIDAVPNAIPGRTDIELEIYGMEGIPEKDMEERRRLLEQKTQESQKKKQQDDSDEYEDDESAASTSFQPQQVQPQQGYIPPMAQPGLPPVPGAPGMPPGIPPLMAGVPPMMPGMPPVMPGMPPGMMPMGGMMPPGPGIPPLMPGMPPGMPPPVGPRPGMPPMTQAQPVTAPGILNRPPAPAATAPTPQPPVTKPLFPSAGQAAAAVPGPVGTDFKPLNSTPATTTEPPKPTFPAYTQSTASTTSTTNSTAAKPATSITSKPATLTTTSATSKLIHPDEDISLEERRAQLPKYQRNLPRPGQAALGNPPVGPIGGMMPPQPGIPPQQQGMRPPMPPHGQYGAHHQGMPGYLPGAMPPYGQGPPMVPPYQSGPPRPPMGMRPPVMSQGGRY
- the ZNF207 gene encoding BUB3-interacting and GLEBS motif-containing protein ZNF207 isoform X4, whose translation is MGRKKKKQLKPWCWYCNRDFDDEKILIQHQKAKHFKCHICHKKLYTGPGLAIHCMQVHKETIDAVPNAIPGRTDIELEIYGMEGIPEKDMEERRRLLEQKTQESQKKKQQDDSDEYEDDESAASTSFQPQQVQPQQGYIPPMAQPGLPPVPGAPGMPPGIPPLMAGVPPMMPGMPPVMPGMPPGMMPMGGMMPPGPGIPPLMPGMPPGMPPPVGPRPGMPPMTQAQPVTAPGILNRPPAPAATAPTPQPPVTKPLFPSAGQMGTPVTSSSAASSNSESLSASSNALFPSTAQAAAAVPGPVGTDFKPLNSTPATTTEPPKPTFPAYTQSTASTTSTTNSTAAKPATSITSKPATLTTTSATSKLIHPDEDISLEERRAQLPKYQRNLPRPGQAALGNPPVGPIGGMMPPQPGIPPQQQGMRPPMPPHGQYGAHHQGMPGYLPGAMPPYGQGPPMVPPYQSGPPRPPMGMRPPVMSQGGRY
- the ZNF207 gene encoding BUB3-interacting and GLEBS motif-containing protein ZNF207 isoform X6, encoding MGRKKKKQLKPWCWYCNRDFDDEKILIQHQKAKHFKCHICHKKLYTGPGLAIHCMQVHKETIDAVPNAIPGRTDIELEIYGMEGIPEKDMEERRRLLEQKTQESQKKKQQDDSDEYEDDESAASTSFQPQQVQPQQGYIPPMAQPGLPPVPGAPGMPPGIPPLMAGVPPMMPGMPPVMPGMPPGLHQQRKYMQSFCGGNMMMPMGGMMPPGPGIPPLMPGMPPGMPPPVGPRPGMPPMTQAQPVTAPGILNRPPAPAATAPTPQPPVTKPLFPSAGQAAAAVPGPVGTDFKPLNSTPATTTEPPKPTFPAYTQSTASTTSTTNSTAAKPATSITSKPATLTTTSATSKLIHPDEDISLEERRAQLPKYQRNLPRPGQAALGNPPVGPIGGMMPPQPGIPPQQQGMRPPMPPHGQYGAHHQGMPGYLPGAMPPYGQGPPMVPPYQSGPPRPPMGMRPPVMSQGGRY